In a genomic window of Glycine max cultivar Williams 82 chromosome 13, Glycine_max_v4.0, whole genome shotgun sequence:
- the LOC102670387 gene encoding uncharacterized protein — translation MAVTHDQQFNNVLQQGTVWRVGNGDKIRFWEDCWTGSGQPLMLKYPRLFQISRQQQKLILQMGSFTDSAWEWNLSWRRPLFDNEVASAVGFLEDISHTALQQYAADSRVWKPESNGYYSSKSAYILLQGNSEEGNMDDTFKDLWKLKIPAKASIFAWRLIRDRLPTKSNLRKRQIDINDSLCPLCSIKEETASHLFFECSKTQQLWWESLSWIGTSGAYPINPRLHFLQHSNGMKGGKKYNRWKCWWVALNWSIWQYRNKVIFTNAPFNGSKVLEDALFLAWTWFRTMEENFTMHFNFWSSNLPAGFM, via the coding sequence ATGGCGGTGACCCATGACCAACAATTCAATAATGTACTTCAACAGGGAACAGTATGGAGGGTGGGCAACGGGGATAAAATTCGTTTCTGGGAGGATTGCTGGACTGGAAGCGGTCAACCACTAATGCTGAAATACCCTAGGCTATTTCAGATATCCCGTcagcaacaaaaattaattctgCAAATGGGGAGTTTCACAGATTCAGCATGGGAATGGAACCTCTCTTGGAGAAGGCCCCTATTTGACAATGAGGTAGCCTCGGCTGTAGGTTTTCTGGAAGATATATCACACACTGCACTCCAACAATATGCAGCAGACAGCAGGGTATGGAAACCTGAATCCAATGGATACTATTCTTCTAAGAGCGCCTACATTCTGCTGCAAGGGAACTCAGAGGAGGGAAACATGGATGATACATTCAAGGACTTATGGAAGCTGAAGATCCCAGCTAAAGCATCAATTTTCGCTTGGAGGTTAATTAGAGATAGATTACCGACTAAGTCTAATCTGCGGAAAAGGCAAATTGATATAAATGACAGTCTGTGCCCTTTATGTAGTATTAAGGAGGAAACTGCATCTCATCTCTTCTTTGAATGCAGCAAAACACAGCAATTATGGTGGGAATCCCTATCATGGATTGGTACCTCGGGGGCCTATCCTATAAATCCAAGGCTCCACTTTCTGCAGCACAGCAATGGGATGAAAGGTGGGAAGAAATACAACAGGTGGAAGTGTTGGTGGGTTGCTTTAAACTGGTCTATATGGCAGTATAGAAATAAGGTTATTTTCACGAATGCCCCATTCAATGGCAGTAAGGTGCTGGAAGATGCACTGTTCTTAGCATGGACATGGTTCAGAACTATGGAGGAAAATTTTACAAtgcatttcaacttttggtctAGTAATCTACCAGCTGGTTTTATGTAA